In Anopheles arabiensis isolate DONGOLA chromosome 2, AaraD3, whole genome shotgun sequence, the genomic window GACCGAGCTGCCCAAGGTGGAGATACAGAAATGCTACCAAATTGTGACCGATCCGACGGACGATTTGGAAAACCTGCTGTACCGGTttctcgacgagctgctgtttctgttttcgGCGGAACCGTTCCTGATCTGCAAGAAGCTTGAGATAACGCGGTTCGATCTGGAGCAGTTTACGATCGAGTGTAACTGCTACGGCGAGGAGTTCGATCTGGCCAAACATCCGCAGGGCACGGAGGTGAAGGCGATCACGTACTCGGCAATGCAAATCTACCAGAAGCCGGAGCATGAGAAGAACGAAGTGTTTGTTATAATCGATATATGAGGGTAGCATTAAAATGGAGCTCAGCttatatgtgtttttttaagtttctTAAGTTGAATTAATTCCAATGGTCGTCCAATCATTTTGGATAGTTTATCGTCTTGATTAGGACAGTTT contains:
- the LOC120893413 gene encoding protein archease-like, which gives rise to MEIPLETTDHVVPEVKYEYLDHTADVQLHAWGETLQEAFEQCGLAMFGYMTELPKVEIQKCYQIVTDPTDDLENLLYRFLDELLFLFSAEPFLICKKLEITRFDLEQFTIECNCYGEEFDLAKHPQGTEVKAITYSAMQIYQKPEHEKNEVFVIIDI